The genomic interval ttaaaatgttattttacaattcattaatctgtcttttctccACCCCCAAGATGAACCAACGCGGTCCCTGAGTGGGCTGATACTGAAGAACAATGTGAAAGCCCACTATCAGAACTTCCCTAATGGCGTTTCTGATTTCATCAAGAGCGAGTGCCTCCAAAACATCGGAGACTCGTCTCCCCTCATTCGGGCCACTGTGGGTAAGTTGCATCCTCTGGGCCCACTAAACTCATTTGTTCATATGtatagaaacaaagaaagaaaaatatccaCCCTAGTACTGTAGTGTCGGACtgttaaaagctgttttttagGATGTACATTATTTGTCTTGTGTAGTTCTCTAGTGGTGTAGATTTGCTTATTTGCTGACACAGCACACTGTCACATTGAGTCAACAGCCAAATACATCAAGTATTtggaaaatgtcaacatttgtcAGTAGTTGCAGTAGACATAGACACTTGGTGTTGATAGATATTAGAtgtcattacattttctgtagGACAGGAATGGGACTTTTTACGTGGTGTCTATCATTGCTTATTAGAGCAATGCATTGAACACAGCATCTCTTAAGATGCGTGTAAATTGCCTTATTAGCTCAGAgcaccaaaaacacatcaacgTCAGCTTTTGGCAGAAAAATCACTGTTGTTGTCAATCTGCTCACAATTGCAATTATTATTGCTGCATTCAGAAACTCACATGCACAACTAGTAACCACACAGCCATTCAACCGAACTTAAAGCTATTTATTTGCTgcatgaaatatatttttgtgaCAATACAATTTTATAACTGAACGCATATTTGTATGGAGCGCTACAAGTGGATTATAAGCAAGTGTATTGTGGTGTTTGCTTGATTCTTGCTTCTGTTCTTGGATATGTTTTGATCACTAAGGAAGCAGTGTCTGTCCATTCTTAGTCATTTTGTCAAACCAGTGTAACTAGAAGGAAATTCTTCCCATAACAGGTATCCTCATTACCACCATTGCCTCCAAGGGAGAGCTACAAAACTGGCCGGAGCTTCTGCCTAAACTCTGCCTGCTGTTGGATTCTGAGGACTACAACACGTGTGAGGTGAGGATGAACACGGGGAGATGTAGGCGGGATCTTGTGATTGTGGGTTTCTGGTCATCAGTCAGGGCCTACAGTATATGGTAGTATCTTTTAGACATTACACTGTACTAACAATGACCGAAAAGAGGTCCCCATACAGACATTAGTGCTTGTCTATGGCATAGAAGACCTTAAAAGACCTTTTTAAGTTTACATGCAAAGAGCAGGATATACAAGAAAGAAATCACTGAATTTGATAAGTGTACAGTTCATTCAGTCATAACACCACAATGAAAGATGATAGATTTGTAAATCTGAATAAAATGTATCTTCTGACAAAACTGACTCCGATATAAAGTTGAAAACTGAATGCTGCTACGTTTGTACAGGCTTTTCTCACTCTACAGGGAACTCGTCCACATTCAAATCCtaaaattaaacatgtttgacaTACTGTGATGGTTCCCCCCAACCAGCTTAATCTGCAAGCATCAGAGCCTCACATGAAAGAGGGGCTGGCAAAACCAGTATCTATATTGTAGTTTTAGGGATTACACGTGGCTTTATTTGGATATGATAGTATGATAATTATTGTGTTATTGGCAGCTGGCGATGATATATTTGGTttcttaaatattaaatatcattTAGTTCTTCTAAATTCTCTTGTTCATTTACTTTCAGAAGTACAGCATtttatcgtgtgtgtgtgtgagtgagattTGTGATCATATGTTATACCATGCTTGTGCTGTAAGTAAGCACGTCTGGGCACACAGCGCTGcttgtctgtttatttgtttatttattcattgtggAAAGGGAGGGGGGCTGGGTCAGCTACAAAGCAGCATCTGGATAGCATCCTACTAGCCAGATGAGCTAAAGGCAGTCTCACAGCTGGAGAGGCAGCCACAAGTACAGATTATTCAACATATTCTCTTTCTATCCTTTTTCACCGGAATACCATTATGACCCCATTTTCTGACTTGGCGCATCACCCAGAATAGCTTTTTATAATGTGCATATCAGCAAAAAGAACATAGTGTTGTTCTCAAGTTGTTTTCCCCCCATAATCCATCATTATCCAAGTCTTTAAAACTCCTGTGATTGCTGTACAGCATAATActtaaatagataaatgatCCATTGCAGTGACCACTGAAATTACAATACAGTAGCTTGCAGTGGATGTTGGATCATCTGATCTGTGTAGTGGTGCCACACCCATGCTCGTTAATATGCCGCCAGCTGCATGTGCCTGTGACATCAGCCACTATAGGGAAGATAGATATATTACATTGCAGAACACGCACAAATTAAGTAGCATGTTAAACTGCAGAGCTAAATTCAGCTGTGTTGAAGGGCATCTGAAATGTATCCTGGCAGGATTACTCATCACCCCTTGGAACAGGAATGTTCATATGGTTTTCACTGAGCTGTACTATCTGAAATTTAAAAGGAAGAGGTGTGACAGAAAAATGGCTCTCCTTGTAGCACCACAGCCTCCCTCTCCCATAAAGCTCATTCAGAAGTGGAGATTTAGGTCAGCTATTTACTGCAGAGGATCttgaagtgtatgtgtgtacggGGCTTAACACTGAACAGCGACCAAATGTAGCAACTACTCATAAGACTCACTATGATTTTGAAAAGCAGCTTGGAGGCTGGAAAGCTTCTTAGCATCTGATGTTGAAGATGGTTAAGTTGGTGCCGGATGAAAAAAGTGTCCTGTAATCTTGTGGTAAAAGTtgctaaatatatatttaaaagctttcagtgtttttggctAGTCATCGGCATGTTGATGTACAGTGTCCTGGTAGGGTTGTAAAGGTAGTTTGCACTATTTGATACTTAAAAATTGACCAGTCAGAGTTAAAGGGGGCAATAAATAACCGTTTTACTGTTCTTTAGCACAAATCAACCGCAGTTAATCTGCAGGGTTTCATAGTGTTGTCTGTGCTAAGCCTTACATTGTCAAACCCAATACAGTAATTCATTAAAGATGTCCTGTggtgttttcttgtaaacaaacaaaagttatgttcaGATAACAAAACGCGAGGGGAGTGAGGAAACGTGTGAAGCTGAGCTTGTTTTATAATATAGGAAATGGACGATATTAGACTTTAGATTGATGGAACTACTATCATGTCACACAcggtaatgttttttttttccacatgtgTTTTGACTGCACGCCACCTGCAACCTTGTGGCATTTGTGTCCGGTGGAACATGGAACTTATTCTCAAAGGGTTCTCCTTGATCTATTGTGGCTTGTTTTGTACCTCATTTGTACGTTGCTTTGGACAAAaaccaaatgaataaatgtaatgaattacACAGAGATTTTACTACGCTTTATGTAATTTGTTGTGGGAAATTATTTATAGATTGCGTTTCTTGCTTAAACATGTCTGCAGTTGTACATAAACCAGTATGAATACTGTCTACTCTACAGCAGATGTAATGTACGAGAGACAGCAACTATCCATGTCGTGCCAAACAAATTTTTGAAGGTGTTGACTGTTGCCATAGAGACCTAAATAACCCACACCATTACTGCCACCGGCACTTTGATATCTATTTTGGGAATATTTTTGGTGGCTGCCAGTGTACGGTTTCGGAGCTATATGCACTTTGTAATCCAAGCAATGGCAAACACGTGTGAAAACATGTTGGCCTCGTGCCATTTGATCAGTCTACATGTCCTGGGTGTagtgcatttacagtatatctgtGCAAGATGATCCTCATCACCCTGTAACTGAATTATCCTCACTATGAGTGCACAACAGTCCCACACTGAGCTAATGTCTGCTGATGTTGGGTGGAAAGAGAGGCTGGATACATGGTATAATGGGGGTGTGTAGCTGTTAGCTTTCAGTAATGTTATCTTAACTTGGGGTATTTCATTGTCTTCTTTATATTACCCTTTCTTAGTAGTTGTACAACAAAGAAGATGCATTTCTATAATCTAGAAAAGGAAAAGTTTCATTCCTGTCCTCTGTGGAAACACCAGTTCTTCACCTTCACCTCTAGCATCAGGAGTTGCAGCTGTACCACAGGTTCCTTCTGTCTTGTTTGTGGTTTAAGAGCAGCAGTTGTAGGAAGAGCCCCCTGTGCAACCACACTGTACCCCTCTCTACATGCTCTATAAAAAGACATAAGCAGGTGTCCTGGATGCCAAGTGTAGCGTTGATAGATGGCTTTACATAGGTTTTTGCCTGAGagcagttttactgttttgataaATGGCAGTTGTGATGGTGATGTGAGGGTCAAGTTCGGGGCAGATGATCATGTATGAAAATGCTTTGTCACCTCAATTATTTTTGCCGTAACATTATTCACATGTCCAGAGCAGGAGTCTGAAGGAGCTGTTCAGTTGACTAAATAcatacctctttttttttttttgcctggcTCGCTTTCATTGGCGTGACTTACATTCTCGCGTTTAATGACCTTTCATAGCAGGACTTGAAGGGAGGATTACACTTGAAGGCCACTCCCATTTCTTCCCACACTGCAGTGGGAGCGGTCTTGTGTCCTGCTCCATAAGTCTTCACATGGCATAAGTGATAATGGAGCTACATTTCAGTATGTTATAGTGTTTCCATGCTgactgatgatttttttttatagagaatagagaaaagcagcaaatcttcacattttagaagctttttttttttctattggcTAGTAgaataataatttcagctcAATTATATGTTTGTTTCAATGTGTCATGCatagcattttttttatcctaAAACTCCATAATGAAATGTCCTGTGCTGGCTCTGaaactgtgattttattttcttgttcattttccTCTCCCCCTGCAAGGTGAAATTGAGTCATCTGTATACTAATGAGGTAATGCTACATTCACCTCAGTtgttgtctcctcctgtctgtgacCTTGACACAGTCTCACAGCCTTACCGTCCTCATCTTATTTCATTCCTTTTGCTCCTCCATATTTTTTTGAGAACGCTCTGTATCTGTCATCTCAAAGGAACGCTGTCATGGGAGCggtttccatggaaacacatttcagacagcATCAGTGTTGGTGCTGTGCTGTTCTCAGACGGCATTTTTGTGAGAGACACTGAAGTCTGCAGCATATTGTGAACAGGCATACCAACCATCAGTCAAGCACCTAGTGTTAAGAGATGCGAGGGAgatagcgtgtgtgtgtgtgtgtgtgtgtgtgtgtgtgtgtgtgtgtgtgtgtgtgtgtgtgtgtgtgtgtgtgtgtgtgtgtgtgtgtgtgtgtgtgtgtgtgtgtgtgtggatgagtgtgACTGCTTGCCAACTGTTTGAAGGTTATTAGAGCagaagaggatgaatcctattgaaGATCATGGATGGAGTGCACTCTCCCACTGTGCAAAAACTGGAACGAGACCCTCTATATGGCATATCCTTATGTAAACACGTATGGTATTACACTTGTTCACTGCGGAGCCAAAAGAATAGGTCAACAATACGTTGAGAATGTATTGCaaaaaatgtgatgtgaaaaaaactaaaaaaagctaAACAGAAACCTAAATCCATTCCACCTCCACAGGCTCTCGTCTGTAGCTGCAGTCTAACTTGTCTTCAGGCTGGGTGGGGGGTGGGCAACCAGAGAAATTCCTTTCAGGAATCAGTAACATCACTGTTATTATTCCTGGCCACAGTATCTCAGTAGTGTGCCTAACTGCCTGGTAGAATTACAGAATTATGAAATattagaatttatttttttttttttttcatctcatccctttttccttttttatttcgTCCCTCAGGGAGCGTTTGGAGCCCTGCAGAAGATCTGTGAGGACTCCGCTGAGATCCTGGACAGTGACATGCTGGATCGTCCCCTGAACATCATGATCCCCAAGTTCTTGCAGTTTTTCAAGCACAACAGTCCCAAGATTAGGTATCAAGTTTTCTTCCTATACTTTCCATCTGCCTTGACTATAAAGTTAACTGTCAGTCATGCCTACATCAAACTTGTTTCTCTCCAATTGTTCAATTGCAATGAGTAAATCTGTTACTGCTACGTCACTGGTTTCGAAGATCTATGGCTTTGCAAACTTATGTATTGATGATACAAGGTCATTACTTTATCGTACAGATTTTTGTGACTGCTGCTTTCTAATGATATGAATTACAGTTTTATagcagttttatattttagctCTGCCTTCCCCCTTTTCCTATGATTGAGAGCATTTCTATCAGCAACATATCTAAACTCGTAAATTAATCATGAATCAATTTTATGCAGCAAACACATTTATACGCACACGTACAGTACATTCACAAGACAGACTAAAGGTCTATGTAATTGTACAGTTGAAGTCTCAGTCCGTGGTAATGCTACAGGCCTGCTGACAGAACAAAAGAGTTCCTCATATTCAGAGGTTGAATGGGGAGAAGACAGGGGCAGCATTCATAGCGAGCGACAtgtgagaaaaacatgtttgcgTGGCTCTTATGGTGGTTATTGTGTTGCAGGTCTCATGCCATTGCCTGTGTCAATCAGTTCATCATCAGCAGGACTCAAGCTCTTATGCTGCACATCGACCCTTTCATTGAGGCAAGTCTGACtctttattgtctttttgtgtctatgtgtatgGACACACCCCATTCATATTTCTTCTGGAACACTCTTTGTATTTTAcatgatatatatttattactattactactatttgtagtagtagtagtagtttcaCAATGTGCAAAGAAGACATTTGACCCTggtgtcttttctttcctctgtagAACCTGTTTGCACTGGCGACAGATGAGGAACCAGAAGTGAGGAAGAATGTGTGCAGAGCTCTTGTAATGCTGCTGGAAGTTCGCCTGGACCGTCTCCTGCCACACATGCATAACATCATAGAGGTGAGTGAGTTACGGCGAGTTATAGGCTGAGAAAGTGAAGGCGGAAGAGTAAGGCTTAGTTAAATACTGGTGTAAAGATGAAGaatgaatatatgtatttattggATAAGTCTGGCAGTTTTCTATATTTAAAgacaatatttcaatatttttctgaTCAAGTGTTGTCCATCTAACTGAAGCCTGATacagcttattcctctgtgcaatagacctccattgttattcagaaactattaaaaacaaaaatcagtgaACCACAACGTTGCACTGTATgtcatgttccttcattatgagGAACACTGTAGTTTAATTTGAGTCAATCCCATAAACACTAGGATCCCATAAATAATGGGTTGCGTGCCAAATCCAGAGCTGAAAGTCCCCaacactatttactcctgtttgagtaaagtTTGCTATAAACTACCAAACCCAGCTGTTTTAGAAGATTATTTAGCCTTcttctttgaaaatgaaactatatattcaTGACCCATTTTTGAAGATTTAGATCAGTAGGCACAAATGGGCTTGGGACTAATTGTCACAGAGAGGGTAGGAAAGTTAGAAATAGTTTAGAGACAAACGCACTGTTGGttgtggtcttttcatgggccatgttgacaataacaaaaatagaATATCGCCGCTGTTATTCTGTAATGATACTTGTGACGACGCCCTGTGGACAGAGGTCGTACTTGTGTCTTAGTTAGGCTGCAGATGTGGTTGCATTGGtatttttttacaattaaatattcaattttgtaaataaaaagtatatatacctttcatttcatttcagtacaTGCTACAGAGGACTCAGGACCAAGATGAAAATGTTGCCTTGGAGGCCTGTGAGTTCTGGCTTACTCTGGCGGAGCAGCCGGTGTGTAAGGAAGTGCTATGTGGACACCTCTCCCAGTAagaatgcatacacacacacacacacacacacaaatgtgcatatAATACACAGACTGACACTCCAGTGCTAATATTGAAAGCTGTTGATTCATACAGTAGCAACCTTGGCAGTGAGTTAGTGAAGACCTTGTAGTAGGACGATATCTTTCTTCCTAACCTCAGGACGGCTGATTAAGAACCCTGGCCGTTGACCTCGGCTGTAACATCTGTCACCACACTGTCACATTAAACTGAGCCCACAGCAGGAATCAGATGTGAGTGATTGCTTGTGGGCTTCGACCTATCCTTGCCCTTTGTTCCCATAACTCTTCCTCTGGCTTCTTCTCCAGGCTCACTCCGGTGCTTGTCAACGGGATGAAGTACTCTGAGATTGACATTATCCTGCTCAAGGTCAGTTTATATAGCCTAATGTTTGTACCTGTAGGTAAGACGATGAATTGCCCCATGACTCAGGGTGACATACAGTTCAGTTAAGCTGTTTGTgagttttatacattttaacttGCTTGtgattttacttttgttttttgtttctaaaaaaaaaaatgtagttgcAACATACATGAGTTTCTTTCATCATCAGGGAGACATTGAGGAAGACGAGGCCATTCCGGACAACGAGCAAGACATCAGGCCGCGCTTCCATCGCTCCCGCACAGTTGCCCAGCAGCATGAGGGTGATGGGATCGAGGAAGAcgaagatgaggatgatgaacTGGATGATGACGATGATACTATCTCTGATTGGAACCTGCGTGAGTGTATACATGGAGCTCTACCTCCAACATTTGCCTCCTTATCATTACAAATTGTCCTTTCTCATCGTCTCCCGTTCTCTTTACTAAGAGCTAGGAACCATACAATGTGTTAATTacttgttctgtgtttgtgatgtcTGAATGACGTTTGTCCACACTGTTCTATGTTcgtatgtgtgtctctctgcttttcttcaaACATTAGGTAAGTGTTCAGCTGCAGCGTTGGACGTGTTGGCCAACGTGTTCAGGGATGATCTGTTGCTGCACATTCTGCCCCTACTCAAAGAGCTGCTCTTCCATCCAGAGTGGGTAGTTAAAGAGTCTGGCATCCTAGTGCTGGGGGCTATAGCTGAAGGtaagaagggaaagaaaaaagaagcaggGGATGAAACGTAGGGAGTAAGGTCTCCCTATGCCTGCTTGACATGACCCTGTTCTTATCTCCGTCTCCAGGCTGTATGCAGGGCATGATCCCATACCTGCCTGAGCTCATTCCCCATCTCGTCCAGTGTTTGTCTGACAAGAAGGCCCTGGTGCGTTCCATCACCTGCTGGACACTGAGCCGCTATGCCCACTGGGTTGTCAGCCAGCCCCCAGATACTTACCTGAAGCCTCTCATGACGGAGCTGCTCAAGCGTATTCTGGATAGCAACAAGCGCGTGCAGGAGGCTGCTTGCAGGTGATCAAGACGTCCCGATGAAGCCATATCATTTTACAGCGCATTAGGAACCCTGCGCTGCATTTGGATTTgtgctacacacacatttttccttcGGGTGTTGAGATGCATCCAGATATcttaatgttgttttcttccctctccttttttattttattttattttattttttattttaaatctctCCCAACCAGTGCCTTTGCCACTTTGGAGGAGGAGGCTTGTACAGAGCTGGTGCCCTACCTGGCATTCATCCTGGACACGCTAGTGTTCGCTTTCAACAAGTACCAGCATAAAAATCTGCTCATTCTTTACGACGCCATCGGAACACTTGCAGACTCAGTGGGGCACCATCTTAACAAACCGGTATGAAGAACAGAAATGTGGCCTCAGTTTCACTTCACATTTTCTTGTGAATATATAATTAGCACATTCCACTACGCCCTCTTCCTCATTTCACTTTTGTAGTGCTAGTAGTAGTAAGTGTACTTTCTGGTGTTATAGTTATAGACATCGTGCCCAGAAGCATCAACAAATCCCCCATGCTTCCTAGATTAGTTTGAATGTATGGGTGAATGgtttaatgactttaaatgTTATTATCACACTGGCTCATTAGTTGcatactgtgtctgtgtaaagACTTCATTTAATCTCTGTTATTTATTAGGAATATATCCAGATGTTGATGCCGCCGCTGATCCAGAAATGGAACCAGCTgaaagatgaagacaaagatCTCTTCCCTTTATTGGAGGTGAGTTTCTGATGTGCAGTTGCTGCCTGTGCAAATAGTTGAGTTGACAGTGAGTCAGTTGTGTCGTGTCAGTCCAAGTTCTATGATGAGAACATTGTGCAGACAGACCACTGACTGTATCTACCTGCCTGCCTTCCTCAGTGTCTGTCGTCTGTAGCCACTGCCCTGCAGAGTGGCTTCCTGCCCTACTGTGAGCCTGTGTACCAACGCTGTGTCAACCTGGTCCAGAAGACCCTCGCTCAGGCCATGgtgagtgtgtaaatgtgtacacagacacacacactcactcactacACCTTttactatttttgtttttatgcaaaaGGAGCTCATTTCAGCTGCTGGACCTCCTGTACAGCCCGGCTAAACTTCAAGCTGCTCTCATCAATACGTTtgtattaacaatgaatcaaatgaatgCGTGTTATTTGAAagctcgtagtgacaaaccctcagagaattatcacctgactctcaGCTCTACACATTTTTTAAGcatctttgttttggtttcatggccTGCAACTGTTTTGGTCCCGTTTCACGCTCTCATCAACCAACAGGCtgttgttttcagctaaaaaccTTTGATAAACCCTCTGCACGCTACCTGCCCAAtaccagatatttccctcaggaattggcggaaaccaaaacaaagcgAAAAGGAGATTAAATATTAGACACAAAaatgactccaaataaatgctgtgggtgtttttttttgccaactcgttcgccatatcaactttgtcagtgttttgtttacagctcaTTGCACTGCaggttaatgcaggtttaatgtACAGGTGTACGGATAAACTATACCTTGTGGATGGTGGATGGGAAATGTTGTTTCAGGATAGAGAGCTGACTTCGTAACTACAGAACTTTACTGCATAACTCAGGTTTTTTAAGTAATTATAATTTGATTGTGTAGTAATTCATGCACGCATCGACTTTAATTCAACTCTTTTCTGCCATCCGTCACTCTTCTAGCTTCATCAGTCACAGCCAGACCAGTATGAGGCCCCTGACAAAGACTTCATGATCGTGGCTTTGGATCTTCTTAGTGGACTGGCTGAGGGTTTGGGAGGCACCATTGAGCAGCTGGTTGCTCGTAGCAACATCCTCACTCTAATGTACCAGTGCATGCAGGTGAAGAGCTGTCGAACATGCCACTTATCCGATGAACGGATAAAGTCGCTTGCGTTGTTCACCTTTTGTTGTTCTCTCCAACCGTTCAGGACAAAATGCCGGAAGTGCGTCAGAGTTCTTTTGCTCTGCTGGGGGATCTAACCAAAGCTTGTTTCCAACACGTCAAACCGTGCATCGGTATGTTCTGCTGTTAACTCTGAAACAATGCAATGTTTGGCAATGAGTTGTTAGTCAGTTGCTAAATTgacttgttttccttcttccagCTGATTTTATGCCCATACTGGGCACTAATTTAAACCCAGAATTAATATCAGTGTGCAACAATGCAACGTGGGCAATTGGAGAGATATCTATACAAATGGGTGAGTGCTTTACTTTCCACAAATATTCACAACATGTCACCATTTACACTATATTGTGTTATCAAATTACAGTCACCAGAGTAAACAGTCAACAGATTTCTTTCCATCATCTCTTATTGTTCCTACACCCTTAGGGCCTGAAATGCAGCCGTACATTGCCATGGTGCTGCACCAGCTGGTGGAGATCATTAACAGGCCCAATACCCCAAAGACTCTACTGGAGAACACAGGTACCACTCGGTGGCAGTGCtgagccagccagccagctcgCCACACACAGGGAGGTGCTCACACACTCCATTCAGCCAGGATTCACCACACTCATTAGGGTGCTAGAACTTTAATCTCTATTCAAAAACCCTCCCCAAGCCATGAGCCTTACAGGTTGGCCTGTAAATggagatgaaacaaaatgaaacccCGGGCGAGCCCTGGTGTGAAATTCTTGACAGTCTTGAATCGAGCGAGCCATGTAAGTGCCCAGTCTTGGAATTAACTAATGTGGACTGACTGTGCACCATCAGGTCAAGTAGGATACTGAATTACAAAATGCAAAGCACAGGCAGTGTGTGAGATAGATAGGTGAGTTCACAGCCTCACATAGTTAACTGTTACCATAAGACATAAGACAGACCCTTAAACAATAACTACTCATAAATGATTGAGAGAACACCTAAACTGACTAAATGTAGGGCATCTAGCCTAgagcatttcttttaaaaaggttaCACTGTGCTCTTGTTT from Enoplosus armatus isolate fEnoArm2 chromosome 18, fEnoArm2.hap1, whole genome shotgun sequence carries:
- the tnpo1 gene encoding transportin-1, yielding MECEWKPDEQGLQQILQLLKESQSPDTSTQRSVQQRLEQLNQYPDFNNYLIFVLTKLKSEDEPTRSLSGLILKNNVKAHYQNFPNGVSDFIKSECLQNIGDSSPLIRATVGILITTIASKGELQNWPELLPKLCLLLDSEDYNTCEGAFGALQKICEDSAEILDSDMLDRPLNIMIPKFLQFFKHNSPKIRSHAIACVNQFIISRTQALMLHIDPFIENLFALATDEEPEVRKNVCRALVMLLEVRLDRLLPHMHNIIEYMLQRTQDQDENVALEACEFWLTLAEQPVCKEVLCGHLSQLTPVLVNGMKYSEIDIILLKGDIEEDEAIPDNEQDIRPRFHRSRTVAQQHEGDGIEEDEDEDDELDDDDDTISDWNLRKCSAAALDVLANVFRDDLLLHILPLLKELLFHPEWVVKESGILVLGAIAEGCMQGMIPYLPELIPHLVQCLSDKKALVRSITCWTLSRYAHWVVSQPPDTYLKPLMTELLKRILDSNKRVQEAACSAFATLEEEACTELVPYLAFILDTLVFAFNKYQHKNLLILYDAIGTLADSVGHHLNKPEYIQMLMPPLIQKWNQLKDEDKDLFPLLECLSSVATALQSGFLPYCEPVYQRCVNLVQKTLAQAMLHQSQPDQYEAPDKDFMIVALDLLSGLAEGLGGTIEQLVARSNILTLMYQCMQDKMPEVRQSSFALLGDLTKACFQHVKPCIADFMPILGTNLNPELISVCNNATWAIGEISIQMGPEMQPYIAMVLHQLVEIINRPNTPKTLLENTAITIGRLGYVCPQEVAPMLQQFIRPWCTSLRNIRDNEEKDSAFRGICTMISVNPGGVVQDFIFFCDAVASWVNPKEDLRDMFGKILHGFKNQVGEDNWRRFSDQFPMPLKERLATFYGV